The Dethiosulfovibrio peptidovorans DSM 11002 nucleotide sequence TCAAAATCGCTATATCATCTCTAACGGCGTAGTGGCCGACGGCAGAGGCGTCTTCTATTACAACGGATCCGTTTTGGTCGATAGCGGTAGGATCGCCTCCGTAGGCCCTCTCGACGACCTGGAGATCGAGGGTCTTCCGGTTTTGGATGTGGGTGGTAGGTTGATACTGCCAGGTCTGGTGAATATGCACCATCATCTCTACTCCCATTTTGCCCCCGGTCTGGCTCCTCACGGTCCCTCGGAGGGCTTCGTCGAAGTCTTGGAGGACCTATGGTGGCCTCTTGACGCCTCCATGGACGAGAGCTCGATTTATTGGTCCTCCCTGTGTGGCGCCATGGACTCGGTTCGCCATGGGGTGACCACCTTTTTCGATCATCACGCTTCGATGAACCTGTCGGAGGGAGTGCTTGACGTGATAGACCGTGCCGTCGAAAAGGTCGGATCTAGGGCGGTCCTATGTCTTGAGGTATCCGATCGTCTCGGCAGGGAGCGAGTAAAGAATCAGTTCGAGGAAAACGTCCGATTTTGGAGCTCCCATCGAAACGATACCGCCAGAAAGGGAATGCTTGGCATTCATGCCAACATGACCTTGTCGGACGAGTCCATGGCCTTTCTAGGACGGCAAAAACCCAAGGAGATGTCTATCCACGTCCATTGTGGAGAGGGACGTCCCGACTACGATTTCTGCGTAGAGAAGGGGTATCACGGACCGATCCATCGGCTGGACTCGTTTGGACTGATTTCCCCGGGGTCTCTGTTGGTCCACTGTATTCATCTCTCGGAAAGGGATTACCGCATATTGGAGGAAATCTCTCCCGCTGTGGTGACAAATCCGGAGTCGAACGCGAACAACAGGGTGGGACGGATGGATAGAGGCCGCATAGGGCGTTTCCTCTTGGGGACCGACGGTATGTCGGGAGATATGGTGGCTTCTCTTCGTTCGGCTTTTCTGCTTGATCGTCAGGCCCCGAGGCTCTGGGAAGGCTTGAAAGACGCCTTCTTCGACGAAAGGTACGACTATGTCCGTCGTTTTTTTCCGGATCTCAGAGGCTTCGAGATAGGGTCAGCCGCGGATGTAGCCGTTTTGGACTATGTTCCCCTTACCCCTGTATCAGAAGATAACCTCTTGGGACATCTCATATTCGGAGCCAAGGGCGGAAACTCGTTCATGACGGTGGTTGACGGAAAGATCCTCTGGCATGATGGAAAATTCACCGACAGTGATTTGAACGATGTCTCTTTGGTCTCGGAGGCTCGAAAGGCTGCTTTAAACCTTCACGGCAGATTCGAGGCGCTGGACTGGAACGGACATCTCAGGTGATTCGATAGGCTTACCGAAAGGGAGGGTAAATATGGCAGATTTGACCGTTAAATTGGGGAAGTTAAAGTTCATAAATCCGGTGCTTCCCGCAGCGGGCCCCAACGTCATGAGGTTGGAGCAGATGTTGGAGGCAGTGGAGAGAGGGGCTGGAGGCATAGTGACAAAGACGGTGTCCAGAGAACCGGCCGTCTACCCTAAACCCTGCATTTCCAAAGGACCTTGCGATGGTCTTTTGAACTGCGAGACTTGGTCCGATCGTCCCTGGAGGAGCTATATAGATGACTATGTCAAGGTCAAGGAGACCGGTGTTCCCCTGATATGCTCCATCGGCTACAGCCCCGAGGACGTGGCTGAGCTTGGCAAGGCGCTGGAGGCGGAGGTTGGTCCCGACGTGGTGGAGTTCTCAACCCATTACGTCGGCAAGACCCTCGATCCACTGAAGCGTGTGGCCGAGGCCCTTAGAGGGTCTGTATCCTGTCCTGTATGGATGAAGGTATCTCCCAGTACCCCGAATATACCGGAGATGGCCAAGGTCATGTCCGATTATGTCGACGGATTCGTTGCGGTCAACTCGGTAGGTCCCGCTCTGGATTTCGATATCGATAAACCTAAGCCTCGGTTGGGGACGGAGGACGGCCACGGTTGGCTTTCCGGCCCGGCCATCACCGGCGTCGCTCTTTATGCGGTCTATCAGATATCCCATTCTCAGGATAAACCGGTCGTGGGGGTAGGAGGCATCAGGACCGGAGAGGATGCGGTCAAGTTCATCATGGCAGGGGCTTCTTTGGTCGGAATATGTTCCGAGGCGATACGCAGAGGAACCGGCATATACGGAAAAATAGCCTCCGAGATATCCGATTGGATGGATCGAAAGGGATATGGCTCGTTGGACGATATTCGGGGTCTATATGCTCCGGTCGAGGCGGGCGATTCGAGATGATCGGAGGCCTCGATATGGATGGACGCAGGGTGGTGGGGAAGCCCGAGCCGAGGAAGGACGGTTGGGATAAGGTAACGGGCAGGGCTCTTTTCGTGGACGATATACCTTTGGATGGATGTTGGTATGGCGGAGTTCTTAGGTCGACCGTTGCCAGAGGAATTCTCAAGGGGATCGATAGAGATCCTTCCTTCGACTGGTCCAAGGTTACGGTCGTGACCGCCGCGGACCTGCCCGGGGCTAATATGGTGGCCTCGGTGCGAGACGACTGTCCAATATTGGCGGAGAACCGAGTTTCCTACGTTACGGAGCCTATCGCCTTGGTGGCCGCCCCGGATAGACTATTGCTCGAAAGGGCCTTGTCTTGCCTGAGACCGATCATAGAGCCGGACGGGGATCCTGTGGTCGACGTGATGGAGGCATTGAAGGCCGAACGGATCGTATGGGGAGAGGACAACGTCATACAGCAGTTCGATATCCGTCGAGGAGATCTGGCCGCCGGTTTCGACGAAGCTGATTTTATCTTCGAGGAAACCTACAGCACCCAGCATCAGGAACAGGCCTATCTGGAGCCACAGGGAGCCTTCGCCGTGCCCACTTCCGACGGAAGGGGAGTCGAGGTCACCATATCCTGTCAGTGCCCTTTTTACGTGCATAACTCTTTGTCCAAGGGGTTGCCTCTTGATCCGGGGAACATAGTTGTGAAGCAGTCCACCACGGGAGGAGCCTTTGGAGGGAAGGAGTTTTATCCGTCTTTGGTTGCCCTCCATGTGGCAGTTCTGGCATTGGTCTCGGGTAAAACGGTCAAGCTGATATTCGATCGTGAGGAAGATCTGTCATCTACCTCCAAAAGGCACCCATCGGTCACCAGAATTCGCTCCGGTCATAAGAAGGACGGTACCTTAACCGCCATGGACGTGGACTTTATCCTGAACGGAGGGGCCACCACCACCTTGAGCGTGGTGGTACTCCAGAGGGGGGTCCTCCACGCGACGGGGTGTTATCGGGTCCCGAACGTCAGGGTATTGGGAAGGGTGGTAGCCACCAATCTACCCCCCAGCGGAGCCTACAGGGGTTTCGGTGTTCCTCAGTCGGTCTTCGCTGTGGAGCGTCATATGGATCTTGTAGCCTCCAGACTCGGGATCTCTCCTGTCGACATCCGTAGAGCGAACATGCTCAACGTGGGGGACATGCTGCCCTGCGGACAGGTTCTGGATCAGGTCGCAGCTAGAGAGGTCATGGATAGAGCCCTGAAGAGCTCGGACTACTTCGAAAAGGTGAAGAGATATTCGGAGGAAAATTGCTCCGGATCGAAGGTGCTTAAAGGCATAGGGACGGCGGTATTCCTTCACGGAGGAGCCTTCACCGGGTCAGGAGAGGAGTATATAGACGGCGTCACAAAAGTCGTCTTCGTTCCCGGAGAGGTTCCGGAAGACGGGCGGGTCGAGATAAGAATAGGCAGCACCGAGATGGGCCAAGGAGCTGCCACTGTGTTGCCCCAGATAGTCGCTGAAGGCCTTATGCTGGATCTCGAGAAGGTGGATTACATGGACCCCGATACCTCCGCCGTTTCGAACAGCGGGCCGACAGTAGCCTCTCGTACCACCGTCGTCGTAGGGGCCATATTGACCAGATCGGCCCAGGATATGATAGATAAGCTGAGGGATTTTATAGGGGAGAGAGAAAACTCGATCGTCTCCTACGAGGACGGTTTATTTCGTTTCGATGGAGGAACGATATCCTTTATGGAGGCGGCCCATAGCTATTCCGAGGTCAAGGGCGAGCTCGTAGGGTGGGGCAGATATCGTTCCACCGGAAGCCGCTGGGACGACGATACGAATAGCGGCGACGCCTATCCTTCCTACTCCTGGGCTTGCGACGTGGTAGAGGTGGAGGTGGACAGAGACACCCTCGAGGTAGTCCCCACCAGGCTTTATGCCGCCGTCGAGATTGGGACGGTTATCAACCCGGTCCTGGCGGAGGGGCAGTATGAAGGGGGGACTCTTCAGGCTCTCGGTTACGGTTGGCTGGAGGATATGAAGGTTAAAAGAGACCGCATAGATGCGGGGTCTCTGAGTAAATATCTTATACCGACCACGATGGACACGCCGTCCTTCCAAATCGAATTCTTAGAGGTGCCATACGAATACGGGCCCTATGGAGCCAAGGGGTTGGGCGAGCTCCCCCACGACGGAGCCGCTCCTGCCTTGGCCCAGGCGATAGGGCATGCATTAGGGATATTCCCCAAGGACATCCCGGTGACCCCGGAGAGGATCACCGCCATGTTGACCTCAAAGGAGGAACGGCGATGAGAATCGCTTTGTCTATAAACGGAGAGAAACTAAACTTCGAGGTGAGCCCTCTCGACCGTCTCCTGGATATACTTAGGACCTACAAGGGACTGACCGGGACCAAGGAGGGCTGCGGAGAGGGGGAGTGCGGTGCCTGTGCTGTCATTCTGGACGGCCGACTGGTCAACTCCTGCATGATCCCTGCAATGGAACTCCACGGCAGCAAGGTGCTGACAGTAGAGGGGCTTGAAGGGGAGGGCGATCTCCTGCAAAGGGCATTCGTGGAGGAGGGGGCGGTGCAGTGCGGCTTCTGTACTCCCGGGATGGTCATGGCCTCCAGGGCCCTGCTAGCCAGACGTCCCCATCCGACCAGGGAGGAGATCAAAGAGGGACTCGCTGGCAATCTATGTCGTTGCACCGGTTACGAGAAGATAATAAAGGCCGTGTCCAGGGCGGCCGACGAGGGATACGGCGAGATAGCTAAGGCCGATCTGGATTTTCAGGAAATGGAAAAACCCTCCGAGCCCGCTGGTCTTAGCGAGAGTGAAATGGATAAGGTTTTTCTTCCCTACGATCTTGATGAAGCCTGCCAGGTCTTAAGCCGTTTCGACGATGTTTACATGCTCGCCGGTACGACCGATTTCTACCCGGACCTTAAGAAAGGGAAGCCCGTTCCGGGGCGATTGATGGATCTTACCCATATATGCGAGCTGAAGAAGATAGACGTATCGGAGGCCAATGTGATTATCGGTAGTGGAGTTACCACCCAAAGGATAGCGGAAGATCCGACTATAGCGGAGTTTTTCCCTGCCCTCCGGGAAGCCGCCGATAGCTCCGCAGCGATCGCCATAAAAAACAGGGCCACTTTGGGTGGAAACCTGATGACGGCGTCCCCTGCGGCCGACATCCCTCCGGTTCTCATGATGCTGGGAGCGAAGGCGGTCCTTCGAAGTTCCTCCGGCCGAAGAGAGATTCCGATGGATTCTCTCTTCAAAGGCTACCGGGAGACGGTCCGTCGTCCCGACGAGCTCCTGGATTCCGTAATGATTCCCACCCCCAAAAAAGGAACTGTTCAGGTTTTTTACAAAAGAGGATCGAGAAAATCACTGACCATCTCCAGGGTAAACGTGGCCTGCTCCGCTCGACTGGAGGACGGAGTGGTGAGGGATATGAAGGTAGTAGCCGGGACGATGTCGATCTTCCCGAGCCCTTTGGTACAAGTATCCGAGATGGTCGAGGGGAAGCCGATAACGGCATCTCTGGTAGAGGCCGTTCGAGAAGCTGCCAGAGACGGAGTTCATCCGAGAACCTCGGAGGAGTACAGAAAAAACATCACCGGAAACATGGTAGCTCGTTTTCTGAGCGAGCTTGGTCAGAGGTTTTGAGGAGGGACGACAGTGGAAGCCGACGTTATCTTCAACAGGATGCTGGACGTTATAGAGAGAGACGTAGTGCCCCTAACCCGTAAAGGGGTGGAAGAAGGACACAAGGTTTTCGGTGCGGCGATCCTTAAAAAGGACGATCTCTCGTTGGTGGTCGCCGGGACGAACCACGAGCTGGAATGTCCTCTATGGCACGGAGAAGTCTATACCATAAAGAAATTTTATGAGATGTCGAACAGGCCGGATCCGAAAGACTGTGTGTTTCTGTCCACTCA carries:
- a CDS encoding amidohydrolase family protein — translated: MDQNRYIISNGVVADGRGVFYYNGSVLVDSGRIASVGPLDDLEIEGLPVLDVGGRLILPGLVNMHHHLYSHFAPGLAPHGPSEGFVEVLEDLWWPLDASMDESSIYWSSLCGAMDSVRHGVTTFFDHHASMNLSEGVLDVIDRAVEKVGSRAVLCLEVSDRLGRERVKNQFEENVRFWSSHRNDTARKGMLGIHANMTLSDESMAFLGRQKPKEMSIHVHCGEGRPDYDFCVEKGYHGPIHRLDSFGLISPGSLLVHCIHLSERDYRILEEISPAVVTNPESNANNRVGRMDRGRIGRFLLGTDGMSGDMVASLRSAFLLDRQAPRLWEGLKDAFFDERYDYVRRFFPDLRGFEIGSAADVAVLDYVPLTPVSEDNLLGHLIFGAKGGNSFMTVVDGKILWHDGKFTDSDLNDVSLVSEARKAALNLHGRFEALDWNGHLR
- a CDS encoding dihydroorotate dehydrogenase, translated to MADLTVKLGKLKFINPVLPAAGPNVMRLEQMLEAVERGAGGIVTKTVSREPAVYPKPCISKGPCDGLLNCETWSDRPWRSYIDDYVKVKETGVPLICSIGYSPEDVAELGKALEAEVGPDVVEFSTHYVGKTLDPLKRVAEALRGSVSCPVWMKVSPSTPNIPEMAKVMSDYVDGFVAVNSVGPALDFDIDKPKPRLGTEDGHGWLSGPAITGVALYAVYQISHSQDKPVVGVGGIRTGEDAVKFIMAGASLVGICSEAIRRGTGIYGKIASEISDWMDRKGYGSLDDIRGLYAPVEAGDSR
- a CDS encoding xanthine dehydrogenase family protein molybdopterin-binding subunit, which codes for MDGRRVVGKPEPRKDGWDKVTGRALFVDDIPLDGCWYGGVLRSTVARGILKGIDRDPSFDWSKVTVVTAADLPGANMVASVRDDCPILAENRVSYVTEPIALVAAPDRLLLERALSCLRPIIEPDGDPVVDVMEALKAERIVWGEDNVIQQFDIRRGDLAAGFDEADFIFEETYSTQHQEQAYLEPQGAFAVPTSDGRGVEVTISCQCPFYVHNSLSKGLPLDPGNIVVKQSTTGGAFGGKEFYPSLVALHVAVLALVSGKTVKLIFDREEDLSSTSKRHPSVTRIRSGHKKDGTLTAMDVDFILNGGATTTLSVVVLQRGVLHATGCYRVPNVRVLGRVVATNLPPSGAYRGFGVPQSVFAVERHMDLVASRLGISPVDIRRANMLNVGDMLPCGQVLDQVAAREVMDRALKSSDYFEKVKRYSEENCSGSKVLKGIGTAVFLHGGAFTGSGEEYIDGVTKVVFVPGEVPEDGRVEIRIGSTEMGQGAATVLPQIVAEGLMLDLEKVDYMDPDTSAVSNSGPTVASRTTVVVGAILTRSAQDMIDKLRDFIGERENSIVSYEDGLFRFDGGTISFMEAAHSYSEVKGELVGWGRYRSTGSRWDDDTNSGDAYPSYSWACDVVEVEVDRDTLEVVPTRLYAAVEIGTVINPVLAEGQYEGGTLQALGYGWLEDMKVKRDRIDAGSLSKYLIPTTMDTPSFQIEFLEVPYEYGPYGAKGLGELPHDGAAPALAQAIGHALGIFPKDIPVTPERITAMLTSKEERR
- a CDS encoding FAD binding domain-containing protein codes for the protein MRIALSINGEKLNFEVSPLDRLLDILRTYKGLTGTKEGCGEGECGACAVILDGRLVNSCMIPAMELHGSKVLTVEGLEGEGDLLQRAFVEEGAVQCGFCTPGMVMASRALLARRPHPTREEIKEGLAGNLCRCTGYEKIIKAVSRAADEGYGEIAKADLDFQEMEKPSEPAGLSESEMDKVFLPYDLDEACQVLSRFDDVYMLAGTTDFYPDLKKGKPVPGRLMDLTHICELKKIDVSEANVIIGSGVTTQRIAEDPTIAEFFPALREAADSSAAIAIKNRATLGGNLMTASPAADIPPVLMMLGAKAVLRSSSGRREIPMDSLFKGYRETVRRPDELLDSVMIPTPKKGTVQVFYKRGSRKSLTISRVNVACSARLEDGVVRDMKVVAGTMSIFPSPLVQVSEMVEGKPITASLVEAVREAARDGVHPRTSEEYRKNITGNMVARFLSELGQRF